A single region of the Triticum dicoccoides isolate Atlit2015 ecotype Zavitan chromosome 2B, WEW_v2.0, whole genome shotgun sequence genome encodes:
- the LOC119365335 gene encoding BTB/POZ domain-containing protein POB1-like isoform X1, with amino-acid sequence MQESKLKEITLRIVDYEDEALPELLHFIYSGMFKTSDPVLLLKVMRVADKFEVVHCMSYCSQLLISLPMTKELALLYLDYNHSVSISNALQPVKIAAQEFLADKYRNLHMSEAEVLDMPLSGIRAIFSSNNLEVLEEDFVWDFLLKWAHAKYPESAERHRILIKSLVPLIRLNQMSCGKLLSLLSC; translated from the exons ATGCAAGAGTCGAAACTGAAGGAAATAACACTGAGGATTGTGGACTATG AGGACGAAGCCCTGCCAGagctgctgcactttatttacagtGGAATGTTTAAGACAAGCGATCCTGTTCTGCTTCTGAAAGTGATGCGCGTTGCTGATAAATTTGAAGTTGTCCACTGCATGAGCTATTGCAGCCAGCTGTTGATTAGTCTGCCGATGACAAAGGAGTTAGCTCTCTTGTACCTTGATTACAATCACTCGGTCTCGATATCAAACGCTCTTCAGCCTGTGAAGATAGCAGCTCAGGAATTTTTGGCTGACAAGTACAGAAATCTTCATAT GTCTGAAGCTGAGGTTTTGGATATGCCTCTCTCAGGGATCAGAGCTATATTCTCGAGCAATAAtttggaggtgttggaggaggactTCGTCTGGGATTTCCTGCTGAAATGGGCTCATGCAAAGTATCCAGAATCTGCAGAAAGGCATAGGATCTTGATCAAATCTTTAGTGCCATTAATACGTTTGAACCAGATGAGTTGTGGGAAACTTCTGTCACTTTTGTCTTGCTAG
- the LOC119365335 gene encoding BTB/POZ domain-containing protein POB1-like isoform X2 has translation MQESKLKEITLRIVDYEDEALPELLHFIYSGMFKTSDPVLLLKVMRVADKFEVVHCMSYCSQLLISLPMTKELALLYLDYNHSVSISNALQPVKIAAQEFLADKSEAEVLDMPLSGIRAIFSSNNLEVLEEDFVWDFLLKWAHAKYPESAERHRILIKSLVPLIRLNQMSCGKLLSLLSC, from the exons ATGCAAGAGTCGAAACTGAAGGAAATAACACTGAGGATTGTGGACTATG AGGACGAAGCCCTGCCAGagctgctgcactttatttacagtGGAATGTTTAAGACAAGCGATCCTGTTCTGCTTCTGAAAGTGATGCGCGTTGCTGATAAATTTGAAGTTGTCCACTGCATGAGCTATTGCAGCCAGCTGTTGATTAGTCTGCCGATGACAAAGGAGTTAGCTCTCTTGTACCTTGATTACAATCACTCGGTCTCGATATCAAACGCTCTTCAGCCTGTGAAGATAGCAGCTCAGGAATTTTTGGCTGACAA GTCTGAAGCTGAGGTTTTGGATATGCCTCTCTCAGGGATCAGAGCTATATTCTCGAGCAATAAtttggaggtgttggaggaggactTCGTCTGGGATTTCCTGCTGAAATGGGCTCATGCAAAGTATCCAGAATCTGCAGAAAGGCATAGGATCTTGATCAAATCTTTAGTGCCATTAATACGTTTGAACCAGATGAGTTGTGGGAAACTTCTGTCACTTTTGTCTTGCTAG